A region of the Oceanihabitans sp. IOP_32 genome:
CTTAAAAAACAGAATCACTGGTTCGTTTGCATACTATGAAAGAGAATCTAAAGATTTACTTTTGGATGTGCCATTATCCCTTACTAGTGGCTTCTTTGACCAAACTAGGAATATTGGTAGAATGGAAAACAAAGGTTTTGAGGTAGAATTAAATTTTGAAGTATTAAGAGGTCAAGATTTCTCAATGTCGATAGGTGGTAATTTAGCTACCAATGAGAACGAAGTATTAGAATTAGCTAAAGATTTAAATGGGGAAGAAATTAATATTACTTCATCTTATGATAGAGTTCAAACAGGCCATAAAGTATATGAATACTACATGCCTACTTGGGCTGGTGTAAATCCTGACACTGGTAATGAGGAGTGGTTTGTAAATGGTGTTGACGGTGCTAAAACAGCAAACTATAGTGAGGCAGAACGTGTATTTCAAGGAGGAAGTGTACTACCTACATTAACAGCCGGAATTAATTTCCATGTCGATTATAAAGGGTTCTTTTTAGATGCTAGTGGTTATTATGCGGGTGGACACTCAGTATATGAATCATGGGCGAGATATACTCAAGGTACAGATTTGTATCCTACTGCGTTGTATCAAGGTTATAATACTCTTTTAGACAGATGGCAAAAACCTGGTGATATTGCTCGAAACGGGAAATTCGAATACACAGGAAGAGCTTTTCAAACGAGTTCTAAATTTTTACACGAAGGAGATTATTTCCGTTTAAAGAATGCTACAATAGGTTACGATTTTAATGATAAATTTACCAAAGCTGCTAAGATTGATGGTTTAAGATTATTTGTTAGAGGAACTAACCTTTTAACTTGGGTTAAAGATGATAATTTAAAATATGACCCTGAGAGTATAGATACCGATGGGAATGATGGTGGAACTAGAGGACAAACTACATTAACTACACCACCAACAAAGTCTATCGTTTTTGGTATTAACTTAAAATTTTAAGAAAAAATGAAAAAAATAAACATTTTAATTGTTTTAATGATTGCATCTTTATCAATCGGTTGTAACACTGACGATTTAGATCCAGCACTAGAACAAAATAAGGATCCAAGAGTTAGTATAAGTAAAGTTGATAATTTATACGCTCTTATAAAAGGTGCTTACAGTAGAATGACGGGGTCTGGTTATTATGGTCGAGATCTTATTGTGAGTAATGAAGTAAGAACAAACAATGTTTTTTCTAATGGTAACTCGGGTAGATTTATTACGGAAGCAGGTTTTAATTATTCTCCTACAAACACTTACTTTTGGGATGATGCTTACAGAGTAATCTCTAGCGCTAACTTGGTTATAAACACTGATTTAACACAATTAGAAGGCGATCAAGACTTTGGCAAGCATTTACAAGGCCAAGCTTATGCATTACGCGCACTTGCTCATTTTGATTTGCTAAAGCAGTTCGGACAACAACACGTTACTGGTGGAACAACACCAGGAGGTATTCCTTATGTAACAACATACCGCACAAGTGATTCTTCTCAAGAAGATTTGTTTCCTCCAAGAAATACCGTTGAAGAGGTGAAAACTAAAATTTATGAAGATTTAAATAGTGCTTTTAATTTGTTGGAAGATACTGGTGAGAAAAATTTCTTTAGTAAATATGCTGCCAAAGCTTTAGAGGCGCGGGTAGCTACTTACTTTGGTGATTGGCCTAGAGTTATTACGACTGCTGAAGACGTAATAAACAATACTAGTTTTGCAATTGTACCAAGTGCTGATTTTGTGAATTCTTTTGCCTCAGATGGTGGGAACAATATTATTTTTGAACTTGAGTTTAGTGAGGCCGACAATCAAGGCTCTAATAGTTTAGCTTACATCTATAGAGGAAGTAGCTACGGTGATATCCAAGTTATTGATGATGTACTTAATCTTTTTGAGCCAACCGATGTTAGAGGTCTGGGAGGTATTTTAGGTTATGAAGGATCCATGTTAAGAAATCTTGGTAAATATCCTGATAATCAAGGTTATGATAACGTTGCTATTTTAAGATATGAAGAGCTTATTCTTAACTACGCAGAAGCCTTGTTCGAAACCGGAGGGGATGCTTTAACTCAGTTAAATAAAATACCGGCAGAGCGTGGGGCAACTTTATATGCTGTTGCTAGTAAAGAGAATATTTTATTAGAACGAAGAAAAGAGCTTATGTTTGAAGGTTTTTATTATGATGATTTATTAAGAACTGGAAGTGATATTGAAAAAACATCAGCTCAACAAAATATTTTGACTACAATTCCATATGGAGACCACAGACTGTCTTGGGCAATTCCAAGATCTGAAATGGATGCCAATTCTAATATGATTCAGAATAAAGGCTATTAAGAGTCATAGTTTTTACTAACTAATGTAAACCGTCTTGATATTATATATTAAGACGGTTTTTTTATAAAACGATTTAGAATATTGATTTTAATCAACTATCACTAAAACAGTTTTTAGTGAGGTCAACATTAAAGTTCACCCGAACCCCGCAAAAACTATTGGTCTAAGCTCCAGTTTAATTAGGTATAAAATTTATAAATTTGAAAATATTTATAATATCATGTTGCTACATAATTATTCGAATAAGCCTTTGGAGTGCGGCACAGACGAGGCTGGCCGGGGTTGTCTCGCGGGCCCAGTAACAGCTGCTGCTGTGATTTTGCCTCAAGAGTTTACCAATACGGTTTTAAATGATTCTAAACAACTAAGTGAGAAAAACCGTGTATTTTTAAAACCAGTAATAGAATCTGGTGCTTTAACTTATGGGGTAGCCCACGTTTTTGAAGAAGAAATCGACACCATCAATATTCTTAACGCCTCTATTTTGGCCATGCACAAATCTATAGATAATTTAAAAGCAATGCCTGAGTTTATTATAGTAGATGGTAACAAATTTAAACCTTATAAGGGTATTAATTTTAAAACGATTGTTAAAGGGGATACTAAATATTTGAGTATTGCTGCGGCTTCAGTTTTAGCAAAAACCTATCGCGACCTATATATGAATAAAATACATGAGGAATTCCCAATGTATAACTGGAAACAAAATAAGGGCTATCCCACTAAACAGCATCGAGAAGCTATTAAAAAATACGGGATAACCAAATACCACAGAAAGTCGTTTAAATTGATTCCTGAACAATTAAAATTAGAAATATAAGTTTGCTTTTTACAATTCGGTGTTTAAACCCTGTTTTTTAAGGCTAAAAATATGTAGGTTTGTGTTAATTTGTTTTACTCGAATATTGTACAAAACTTCTAGAATTTAAAAATTATTATATTCATGAGATATTTTTGTTTTGCCCTGCTATTAACCTTTTTAAGTTGTTCTAATAATAAAACAAAGCGAAGTCAGTTAATTCATTTTATACCGCAGCACACTATCGCAGTTTTAAAAACGGGAAATATTGAGGGCTTAAAAAGCGATATTCAAAATAGCGATCTTATTCAAAAATTATCCAAAACCACAAACTACATTAATCTAGAACAGCAATTAGAGTCTTTAGCCCTTTTGGAGCCAGAAGGCGAATTGTTAATTTGTTTTACTAAAAATAAAAACGATAGTTTATCGTATTCAATAATAACGAAACATCATAAAAACTTGTTTAAAACAGATTCGTTATCTAATTATACCGAGGAGCGTTTAGCTTACAAAAACAAGACCATCACAAAATCAAACCTAAATAATAACACGTTTTATAGTACAGTAGTAGATAGTATTTTTTTTGCCTCATCCTCCCAACAGTTGGTCAATGCCGCTTTTTCAAATTCTTACAACCAAACATTCGAGAAGTTTTATAAAACCACGAATAAAAATAAGTCGTTATCTGTAATTATGAAAACCGATAGCGCGTTTGTTAAGTCCTTTTTTATTGAAGATGCTTTAAGGTTTAAAAGCTTCTCTAATCATTTTGCTGTAGATACCGATATTAGTCAAGATGAAATTTTAATTAACGGGATTACAAAGGCTAGCGATTCATCAAAAAGTTTAATTAATATTTTTAAAGGTAATATTCCCCAAGAAAATCAAATTCAAAAGATAACGCCCTCAAACAGTGATGGCTTATTAAGTTTCACCTTTAATGACATTCATGTTTTTAGAACGAATTTGTTAAAATTCAACAAAAAAGATTCAATTCCTGCTACAACGCTTTTTGATAACCTAGCAGAAATTGGGGTTATCTATCATGGCGATAAACGCGCTGTAGTTTTAAATGCTATCGATATTTTGGCCACCAAAGAAGCCTTGTTAAGCGAACTTAATACTCTGGGAACCTACCGGCAAGTACAAATTTTTAACTTTAGTAAACCTACTTTATTTTCAGATTCATTTTATCCCTTAGTTACATTTAATAAGGCAACAAAATACTGTTTAATAGATAATTATGTGGTGTTTGCCAACAGTATGGAGCTGCTTCAAAACATTATTGCTAATTATCAAAATAAAACCACACTAGGTGAACGCGCTTATTTTAAAACCTTAAAAGAAAATTTAAGCGACGAGTCTTCGTTGCTCTTACTTGCCAAGCCGTCTATTTTAAAAAAGGTTTTACAAGATAATATGGCGAGTAATTCTGCCATGGCGTTGGATGAATATAAACTGTCTGCCATACAGTTTATTTACGACACTAACTTTGCACACGTTAATGGGGTTATTAAAAAGGCGAAAATAAAAGGTGTTCAAAACTCAATTACCGAAACGTTTAATATCAAATTGGAAGCCGCATTATTAAACAACCCGCAGTTTGTTACGAACCATGTAACTAGAGGAAAGGAAATTGTAGTTCAAGATGTTAATAATAACTTGTATTTAATTTCTAGTAAAGGAAAAATACTCTGGAAGAAAGAATTACAAGGCCCTGTTTTAGGAGATATCGAGCAAATAGATATCTATAGAAATGGCAAGCTTCAACTTGCATTTGCGACTCCAAAACGGGTTTACGTAATAGATAGAAATGGTAAAGATGTTTCTCCTTTTCCTAAGCGATTTGCAGACCCGATTACACAGCCATTATCTGTTTTCGATTACGAGAATAATAAAAATTACAGATTGCTTGTAACTCAGGATAAAAAGCTTTTTATGTATGATGTTGGCGGTAAAATTGTAAGTGGCTTTACCTTTAAATCTGCTAATAATACTATTTTTTGTCAGCCTAAACATTTTAGAATGGGTGGCAAAGACTATTTAACCTTTAAAACCGAAGATAAACTTTATATTTTAGACCGCAGAGGCCATACTAGAATAGTCCCTAAAACCTCAAGCAAATTTTCAGAGGAAGCCGTTTATTTATACAACAATAAGTTTACCACAACCACGAGTGCTGGCAATTTAATCACAATAGATACAAAAGGAAATACAGCGATTACAAATTTAAACCTTTCAGATAAGCACCATGTCTACACTACCAGTAAAACTTTAGTTACACTTAGTGATAATATTTTAACAATAAAGGGTAGGCCCGTCGAGCTAGAATTTGGAACATATTCAAGACCCATAATTTTTTATTTAAACGATAAAATATATGTATCGGTAACCGATGTTCAAGCTCAAAAAATATACCTTTTTGACAGTCAGGCGAAATCCATTCCAAATTTTCCGGTTTATGGAAGCGCTCAAATAGACTTGGGTAATATCGATAAAGATCGAAATCTTGAATTTGTTACAACTGGCGATGATAATACCATAATTTTGTATAAAATGAATTAAATTCGGAACTAGAAAGTCAATCCATCAATAATTTTAAGCAGGTGGTAAGCATGTCGAGTGCTGTGTTTTGGGGTTCAAGATTAGTGATTTTTGGTTTTAAATGGTTAGTATTGCAGTCTTGTACCAAATTAACAATCTCATGGCGCTTATCATTCGTTTGCTCACATTTTTCTATTTTATAAATAGGTGTTCATGATGTGCTTCGCAGTTCTTTTTCGCCCATATTATATTAAATAACGAGTTCGTGAATCTGCGACTTCTATCTCATGAGAACAAAAAATAACTCAAATTAATAAAACGATATTTTAAAAATTTAATTGGTCTTAAAACTCTAAATATGATTTCAAGAAAAAATGCTTCAATTTCGAAGTTTATTATCCATAAAGTTGGCAACAAATTTAACGATACAAAAAATGCATTTTCAGACAAAACAGTAGATTTCGATGAGCCCAGCTACGATTTAATGCTTCCTTTTTTATTAAGACCCTTTGGGAGCGTAGTGCAGAGTTATCGATTTAATCATCATGCCGATATTGCTTTAAATGAAATTAATAGTTACGCCACGCAAATTTTTAATGAAGACGATGCGTTTATTGAAGTTTCAAAACATATTGTAACGCATTTATACGAACAATCAACATCGGCTCAAATTAAAACAGGCGATGTATTAATTGTGATGTTTGAAGGCATTGAATACGGCGAGAAGACAACCAATGCCATCGGGATTTTTAAAATTGAAAATAAGGTGAATTTTTTTCAAACCTATTTAGAAAATAACAGTTACGATGTCTTGGTACAAAAGGGAATTAGTTCTAAAAAAATTGATAAGGGCTGTTTAATTTTAAACCAAAGTGACACCGAGGGTAAAATTATTCTGAGTGTTGATAATAATGGTTATGATGCGCAGTACTGGACCAATCAATTTTTAAATATTAAGTACGCCGATGATGCCAACAACCATACGCAACAATACTTAGGGCTTTGTAAAGAGTTCTCTTCCGAGATTCTTAAAACGAGCTATGGTGCTCAAGAGCAAAACACATTTTTAGCAAAAACGATCGATTTTTTCAAGGAAAATGAAGTTGTAAATATTGAAGTGTTTAAAGAAGAACTGTTTGAAGACGAAAAGCAAATACGAGAGTTTGAAGACTACAAAAAAGAATATGAAGACGAACAAAATATCCTTATTCGAAACCAGTTTGACGTTGCCGAAAAAGTCGTAACCAAAGAAAAACGCAAAATTAAAAGCGATATTAAATTAGATACCAACATACAGATAAAACTGGATATTGATGCTCCTGATGCCTCGGCAGAATATTTAGAACGTGGCTACGACGACGAGAAAAAAATGCATTATTATAAGGTGTTTTTTAATACCGAGGCTTAGTTTTTAAGGGGTCGAATTAGAAACTTGTAGCATTTTACCGTTATAATATTTGTTTCCGTTTAAAGCGAAATCGAAAATATACTCAGCCATTTCTAAAGCGCTAGTCGATGCTTTAAGACCAGGGAAGGCTTCCTCCAGCATTTCGGTTTGCACAGCACCTAAGGCTAGCACATTAAACGCAATGTCTTGTGCTTTGTATTCTTCGGCTAACAATTCGGTTAAAGTGATCACAGCTGCTTTACTAGAGCTATAAGCTGCCAGCCCTGGAAACTTCATGCTACCTTGAACTCCACCCATAGAGCTAATAGTAACTACATGGCTTTTAGTGGGCATAAATGGAAGGATAAGTCGCGTTAATTCTGCAACTCCAAAAACGTTGGTTCTGTAAACTTGCTCGAAGTCTAATATGGTGGTTTTGGCAAAAGGTTTATTGATAAGTACGCCTGCATTGTTAATGAGTATATCTACCTGCTTCCAATTTTCTTTTACAAACGTTTCGGCTTTAACAAAGGCTTCAGGATCCGATAAATCAAAAGCCATAGGAACAACATTCTCCAATTGTAAATCTTTAATTGGTTTATCGTTTCGTGAAAGTGCCAAGACGTTATGGCCAGCTTGCGCAAATAGTTTTACTAATTCAAAACCAATACCTCTACTGGTTCCCGTAATTATTATGTTACTCATGGTTTAATTTTATTTCTTGTGTTGGAGCATTTACCATACCTTCTAGGGCAGGAGTCATGGCATTAATAAAGTTGGTAAGGTGTTTAAAATCCATTTTGTCGGCCTCGTCGTCTACATGGTGGTAGTACTCAAAATTAGTGAAATCGAAGGTAGAGATGGCATGTGCTGGAGTATTAAAAAGCTTGTAAAACGGATAGTTATCCGATCTCATGAAAAGTCGAAACTCTTCTGCTTTTGGAAGGAATCCAATAATTTCTTTTTCGGCGTAAGTATTTAGTTTTTTGGCCATGTTCGATTTTTCGTAACCTGTAATATAAGCCATAATGTTTTCCTTTGCTCTGGGAACTCCCACCATTTCTAAATTAATCATGGTGTATAAATTAAGGTTTTCTGCTTTTAGCCGTTCAGCCAAATGACTGGAGCCTTTTAAACCGATTTCTTCAGCAGAAAACAGGGTAAAAAGTATACTTCGTTTATTTGTTTTACTCGTGTTAAAATGATTGGCCCATTCTAAAATGGCTACCGTGCCAGAGGCATCGTCGTTTGCACCATTAGCGATGCTGTCGCCATTTATTTTTTTTCCATAGCCAATATGATCGTAATGGGCCCCGAGAATAACAAATTCGTTTTTTAATTTGGGGTCGTTACCTTCAACATAACCTATAATATTATAGCCCATAATATCTTGTTCCTTGATATTAAAACTATCTCTGTAGGTTTCAAAATACGGTTTAATCGAGTTTTTTTTGAAGTATTCCTCTAGAAAAACAGCTGCTTTTTCAATGCCTTTGCTGCCTGTAGAACGACCTTCTAATTCATCTGAGGTTAAATATTCTAAATTTTCCTTGATGTTTTTTTCTAATATCGCATGAGTCGCAGTGTTGCTTTGATTATGCTCGCTGGTTTTTTCGTTTGCCCCACAGCTTAAAAGAACGACAACGCTTAAAATACTTAGTAGTTTTTTCATTTTAAAAGTTTAAAAAATTAAAGATAAAAAAAACCTGCTTCATTTAACTAGAAACAGGTTTTATAATATGGAATACTTTTTATTTCAATATTAAACTAATAAGGTTACAGGGTTTTCTATATATCCTTTTAAAGTTTGTAGGAACTGTGCGCCGGTTGCCCCATCAACCGTTCTGTGATCGCATGCCAAAGATAATTTCATCGTATTGCCCACAACTATTTGTCCGTTTTTAACCACTGGTTTTTCCACAATATTTCCAACAGAGAGAATTGCAGAGTTTGGTTGGTTAATAATGGAGGTGAAGGTGTCTATGCCAAACATGCCTAAATTAGAAACGGTAAACGTACTGCCTTCCATTTCTTGGGGTGTTAATTTTTTATTTCTCGCTTTGCCAGCAAGTTCTTTAACTTTGGCATTTATTTGTTGCAGGCTCTGTTCGTTTGCAAATCTTACAACAGGTACGACTAAGCCATCTGGTACAGCAACAGCAACGCCAATATGTACATGGTTGTTTAAGCGCATTTTATCTGGGAACCATTGCGAGTTTACCTGCGGATGTTGTTTTAGGGCTAAAGCACAAGCCTTAACAATAATATCGTTATAAGATATTTTTGTATCTGGAATGGAGTTAAATTGCTCACGGAAAGCTATAGCATTGTCCATGTCGAACTCCACACTTAAATAGTAATGTGGCGCTGAGTATTTAGAATTGGTTAAGGCCTTTGCAATAGCTTTACGCATTTGCGAATTCGAAATGTCTTCGAAATCTTCTTGACCAGTAGGTACAAATTTACCAACCGTTGCGGTAGATGTTGCTGCTGGAGTAAAGTTTTCAACATCACTTTTAACGATTCTTCCGTTTTCACCAGTACCTCTTACTTGAGATAGGTTTATGCCTTTTTCTTTAGCTATTTTTTTAGCTAGAGGTGAAGCAAATATTCTTCCGTTTGTTTGCGCAGTTGAGGTCGTAACTGATTTTTCTGTTTTTTCTGCTGTTCTCGGCGCGGTTTGAGTGTCTGGCTTTGCAGTTTCCAATTTTTGTGGTTTTGGAGTTTCTTCAGTTTTAGTGGCTTGAGTAGCTGCTGTGAAATTTTTAGCAATACCAGATACGTCTGTTCCTGCTGGGCCTATAATGGCTAATAATGCATCTACTTTAGCAGATTCGCCTTCTTGCAGTCCTATTTCTAGTAGGGTTCCCGATTGGAACGATTCAAATTCCATGGTTGCCTTATCGGTTTCGATTTCAGCTAAAATATCACCTTCTTCAACCGTGTCACCAACTTTTTTTAGCCAAGTGGCTACGGTACCTTCTTCCATGGTATCGCTTAAACGTGGCATGGTAACTAGTGTAACACCCTCTGGTAAATTTGAGGTCTCTGCTGAGTTTTGCGTATCTGTCTCAGCTTCAGGATTATCTGGAGTTGATTTGGATTCCTCATTTTTTTGCGTTTCCGCGGAAGCGTTACCAGTTGTCTTTATTAACTCTGATATATCTTCACCTTCGTCGCCAATAATAGCTAAAAGGGCATCTACCTTGGTTGTTTCGCCTTCTTGAACACCTATGTGCAGCAGTGTGCCTTCGTTAAAGGATTCGAATTCCATAGTGGCTTTATCTGTTTCAATTTCGGCTAAAATATCACCTTCTTCTACTTTATCGCCAACTTTTTTTAACCAAGCCGCAACTGTACCTTCTTCCATGGTGTCGCTTAAACGCGGCATATTTACTACTATTGCCATAGTTTATAATTTGTGTTTTATAAATGGATAATCTTCTTGTTCGTAAACCACATCGTAAAGTTGTTGTGTCTCAGGGTATGGTGATTCGTCGGCAAATTTTTCGCAGGCCGTTACGAGATCTTTGACGCGTTTATCGATTACTTTTAAGTCCTCCTCTGTGGCGTATTTCTTTTCGAGAATTACGGTTTTAACCTGTGTAATTGGATCTATTTTTTTGTACTCTGCAACTTCGTCTTTAGTTCGGTAATGCTGCGCATCACTCATAGAGTGCCCTCTATAGCGGTAAGTTTTGAGTTCTAGAAAAGTTGGGCCATCGCCTCGTCTGGCACGTTTAATCGCCTCGTCGAAAGCTTCTGCAACCTTAACAGGGTTCATGCCATCTACTGGGCCGCAAGGCATTTCGTAACCTTTACCTAGCTTCCAGATATCTGGATGGTTCGCGGTTCGTTCTACAGAGGTTCCCATGGCATAACCGTTGTTCTCACAAACAAAAACTACAGGAAGTTTCCAGAGCATTGCTAAATTAAAGGTTTCGTGTAACGAGCCTTGTCGTGCAGCACCATCGCCAAAACAACAAATGGTCACAGCATCTCTATCATGATATTTGTCGCCAAAGGCTATACCAGCGCCCAGAGGGATTTGTCCACCAACAATACCATGCCCACCGTAAAATCGATGTTCTTTAGAGAATATGTGCATCGAACCTCCCATCCCTTTCGAGGTTCCGGTTGCTTTTCCGTATAGTTCTGCCATAACACGTTTAGGGTCTGCGCCCATTCCTATGGGTTGAACGTGATTACGATAAGCGGTAATCATTTTATCTTTAGTTAAATCCATGGCGTGTAAGGCACCTGCCAGAACAGCT
Encoded here:
- a CDS encoding RagB/SusD family nutrient uptake outer membrane protein — encoded protein: MIASLSIGCNTDDLDPALEQNKDPRVSISKVDNLYALIKGAYSRMTGSGYYGRDLIVSNEVRTNNVFSNGNSGRFITEAGFNYSPTNTYFWDDAYRVISSANLVINTDLTQLEGDQDFGKHLQGQAYALRALAHFDLLKQFGQQHVTGGTTPGGIPYVTTYRTSDSSQEDLFPPRNTVEEVKTKIYEDLNSAFNLLEDTGEKNFFSKYAAKALEARVATYFGDWPRVITTAEDVINNTSFAIVPSADFVNSFASDGGNNIIFELEFSEADNQGSNSLAYIYRGSSYGDIQVIDDVLNLFEPTDVRGLGGILGYEGSMLRNLGKYPDNQGYDNVAILRYEELILNYAEALFETGGDALTQLNKIPAERGATLYAVASKENILLERRKELMFEGFYYDDLLRTGSDIEKTSAQQNILTTIPYGDHRLSWAIPRSEMDANSNMIQNKGY
- a CDS encoding ribonuclease HII; the encoded protein is MLLHNYSNKPLECGTDEAGRGCLAGPVTAAAVILPQEFTNTVLNDSKQLSEKNRVFLKPVIESGALTYGVAHVFEEEIDTINILNASILAMHKSIDNLKAMPEFIIVDGNKFKPYKGINFKTIVKGDTKYLSIAAASVLAKTYRDLYMNKIHEEFPMYNWKQNKGYPTKQHREAIKKYGITKYHRKSFKLIPEQLKLEI
- a CDS encoding ribonuclease HII, producing the protein MRYFCFALLLTFLSCSNNKTKRSQLIHFIPQHTIAVLKTGNIEGLKSDIQNSDLIQKLSKTTNYINLEQQLESLALLEPEGELLICFTKNKNDSLSYSIITKHHKNLFKTDSLSNYTEERLAYKNKTITKSNLNNNTFYSTVVDSIFFASSSQQLVNAAFSNSYNQTFEKFYKTTNKNKSLSVIMKTDSAFVKSFFIEDALRFKSFSNHFAVDTDISQDEILINGITKASDSSKSLINIFKGNIPQENQIQKITPSNSDGLLSFTFNDIHVFRTNLLKFNKKDSIPATTLFDNLAEIGVIYHGDKRAVVLNAIDILATKEALLSELNTLGTYRQVQIFNFSKPTLFSDSFYPLVTFNKATKYCLIDNYVVFANSMELLQNIIANYQNKTTLGERAYFKTLKENLSDESSLLLLAKPSILKKVLQDNMASNSAMALDEYKLSAIQFIYDTNFAHVNGVIKKAKIKGVQNSITETFNIKLEAALLNNPQFVTNHVTRGKEIVVQDVNNNLYLISSKGKILWKKELQGPVLGDIEQIDIYRNGKLQLAFATPKRVYVIDRNGKDVSPFPKRFADPITQPLSVFDYENNKNYRLLVTQDKKLFMYDVGGKIVSGFTFKSANNTIFCQPKHFRMGGKDYLTFKTEDKLYILDRRGHTRIVPKTSSKFSEEAVYLYNNKFTTTTSAGNLITIDTKGNTAITNLNLSDKHHVYTTSKTLVTLSDNILTIKGRPVELEFGTYSRPIIFYLNDKIYVSVTDVQAQKIYLFDSQAKSIPNFPVYGSAQIDLGNIDKDRNLEFVTTGDDNTIILYKMN
- a CDS encoding nucleoid-associated protein; protein product: MISRKNASISKFIIHKVGNKFNDTKNAFSDKTVDFDEPSYDLMLPFLLRPFGSVVQSYRFNHHADIALNEINSYATQIFNEDDAFIEVSKHIVTHLYEQSTSAQIKTGDVLIVMFEGIEYGEKTTNAIGIFKIENKVNFFQTYLENNSYDVLVQKGISSKKIDKGCLILNQSDTEGKIILSVDNNGYDAQYWTNQFLNIKYADDANNHTQQYLGLCKEFSSEILKTSYGAQEQNTFLAKTIDFFKENEVVNIEVFKEELFEDEKQIREFEDYKKEYEDEQNILIRNQFDVAEKVVTKEKRKIKSDIKLDTNIQIKLDIDAPDASAEYLERGYDDEKKMHYYKVFFNTEA
- a CDS encoding SDR family NAD(P)-dependent oxidoreductase; translation: MSNIIITGTSRGIGFELVKLFAQAGHNVLALSRNDKPIKDLQLENVVPMAFDLSDPEAFVKAETFVKENWKQVDILINNAGVLINKPFAKTTILDFEQVYRTNVFGVAELTRLILPFMPTKSHVVTISSMGGVQGSMKFPGLAAYSSSKAAVITLTELLAEEYKAQDIAFNVLALGAVQTEMLEEAFPGLKASTSALEMAEYIFDFALNGNKYYNGKMLQVSNSTP
- a CDS encoding M28 family metallopeptidase; the protein is MKKLLSILSVVVLLSCGANEKTSEHNQSNTATHAILEKNIKENLEYLTSDELEGRSTGSKGIEKAAVFLEEYFKKNSIKPYFETYRDSFNIKEQDIMGYNIIGYVEGNDPKLKNEFVILGAHYDHIGYGKKINGDSIANGANDDASGTVAILEWANHFNTSKTNKRSILFTLFSAEEIGLKGSSHLAERLKAENLNLYTMINLEMVGVPRAKENIMAYITGYEKSNMAKKLNTYAEKEIIGFLPKAEEFRLFMRSDNYPFYKLFNTPAHAISTFDFTNFEYYHHVDDEADKMDFKHLTNFINAMTPALEGMVNAPTQEIKLNHE
- a CDS encoding pyruvate dehydrogenase complex dihydrolipoamide acetyltransferase, which codes for MAIVVNMPRLSDTMEEGTVAAWLKKVGDKVEEGDILAEIETDKATMEFESFNEGTLLHIGVQEGETTKVDALLAIIGDEGEDISELIKTTGNASAETQKNEESKSTPDNPEAETDTQNSAETSNLPEGVTLVTMPRLSDTMEEGTVATWLKKVGDTVEEGDILAEIETDKATMEFESFQSGTLLEIGLQEGESAKVDALLAIIGPAGTDVSGIAKNFTAATQATKTEETPKPQKLETAKPDTQTAPRTAEKTEKSVTTSTAQTNGRIFASPLAKKIAKEKGINLSQVRGTGENGRIVKSDVENFTPAATSTATVGKFVPTGQEDFEDISNSQMRKAIAKALTNSKYSAPHYYLSVEFDMDNAIAFREQFNSIPDTKISYNDIIVKACALALKQHPQVNSQWFPDKMRLNNHVHIGVAVAVPDGLVVPVVRFANEQSLQQINAKVKELAGKARNKKLTPQEMEGSTFTVSNLGMFGIDTFTSIINQPNSAILSVGNIVEKPVVKNGQIVVGNTMKLSLACDHRTVDGATGAQFLQTLKGYIENPVTLLV
- the pdhA gene encoding pyruvate dehydrogenase (acetyl-transferring) E1 component subunit alpha codes for the protein MQKITKEVYLKWYEDMLFWRKFEDKLAEVYIQQKVRGFLHLYNGQEAVLAGALHAMDLTKDKMITAYRNHVQPIGMGADPKRVMAELYGKATGTSKGMGGSMHIFSKEHRFYGGHGIVGGQIPLGAGIAFGDKYHDRDAVTICCFGDGAARQGSLHETFNLAMLWKLPVVFVCENNGYAMGTSVERTANHPDIWKLGKGYEMPCGPVDGMNPVKVAEAFDEAIKRARRGDGPTFLELKTYRYRGHSMSDAQHYRTKDEVAEYKKIDPITQVKTVILEKKYATEEDLKVIDKRVKDLVTACEKFADESPYPETQQLYDVVYEQEDYPFIKHKL